CACCGGCGTTCAGGTACGGGGCGATGTCCAGCGCGTCGTAGTAGGTGTTCGTGAGGTCCGGCCGCAGGTCGAGCCCGCCATCGGGGACCACGAGCTGTCCGTTGATGTACAGCCAGTACTTGTTCTCCGCCGCGAGCCGGAGGGAGGCGCTGGTCGGCTTCTGCGAGAGCGTGACCTTCTTGCGCAAGCGCAGCCAGGTGTTGTTCGGACGATCCTGGGGCAGCCAGATCCACTGCGCGCTCCAATCACCCGTCCCGGCGCTGGCTGCCCGGTAGTAACCCGCCTTGGCCTTGTTGGGTGCCGGATCACCGAAGCCCGGGTTGTCGAACCTGACCGTTCCGGTGACCCCGTACTTGTAGGCGAAGCTGCCGTTGGCACCGTAGGCCACGTCCACGGGCTGGGTGAACGAGCAGGTTCCTCGCTCGTCCGCGCACCACGTGAACCCGGCCGGGCCGTTGCGCGTGGCGGAGACCTTGTAATACGCCGACTTCGGGACGTTCGGGATGGGGTCGCCGAAGGTGGCGTTGTTGGCGGTGATCGTCCCGCTGAGGCCGGACTTGTAGACGAAGCTGCCATTCGCGCCGTACGCCACGTCCGAGGTCGCGCTCAGCGTGCACGTCCCGTTCTCGTCGGCGCACCAGGTGTATCCGGCGGGGCCCCCGGAGATCCGGTAGTAGGCGGCCTTGGCCGACCCGAAGATCGGATCGCCGAAGTTGTCAGTGCTCGCGGCGACACTGCCCGTGACACCGCACTTGTAGTTGAACAGGCCGTGGGCCCCGAAGGCGACATCCACGGTGCGGCTGAAGGAGCACGTGCTCCCCTCGTCGCCGCACTTCGTGTATCCCGGCGGACCTCCCGCGTTCCGGTAGTAGCCGGCCTTCGCGACGTTGGGACTGGGGTCACCACCGAAGGTCGTGTTGTTGAAGGTGATGGAGCCCGTGACGCCATCCCGGTACAGGTAGCCGCCATTGGCGCCGTAGGCCACGTCCACGGGCTGGGTGAAGGTGCAGGTGCCGTTCTCGTTCGCGCACCACGTGAACCCGGCCGGCCCGGCCGCGGTGACGCCCGACTCCGCCACCAGGTTGAGGCAGTCCCCGGCACCGACCATGGCCTCTTCGCGCACGAGCGGCGCGTCAGGCTCGAAGGCGCTGCCGCAGGCCGTCACGACCACGAGTGCTACGAGGGGGATCATCGCCACGAAACGCGATGGGATCCGATGGGGGTGCATGTTGCCTCCGGGGGGGCGCAGTGAGAGGGGTCACTGCACGGGCAGTGTAGGGGTGTCATACACGGAGAAGAAGATCAAGCTGGATTAACGGCTTTCCCCGCATTGACTGCCTCCTCCACCCGGCGTCCATCAAGTGGGCTGACTTGAGACGTGGGTTTGCCCCGGTCACGTGGACAGCAGGTTGATGCTGCCAGCTTCTGCTCCGGTGTGGAGATCGAGGCGGAGCGGAGCCTCGAGGTGGGGCTCACCGAGGATCTCGAGGACCTGCGTCGGCGGGGACTGACCGAAGTGCCAAAGCCGGTGTGATGGCTGGCCACGGCTCCCATGCGCCGTCCGGCGCTCGAACGATCGATGGCTTGAAGCACCATCCGAGTTGCGCGATCGTTCGGAGGTGTCGAACGATCCCTTCTCGGACGTCCTTCAATTGACGGAAGCGAACTCCGTCGTCTCCGGCGGCTTCATCGCGAGGGGAGCCTGGTCCCTTCGTTTTCCGGCGCCGGAAAAGCTCAAGTTCTCCGCGGTCGCGCGGGGGAGCTGCTGGCTGCGCGTGGACGGGCAGAAGAAAGGTGTGCTGCTGAACGAGGGCGACGTCATTCTCCTCCCCGGCCGGCACGGCTTCGTCACGGCCAGCAGTCTGACGATACCGCCGAAGGATGCGTACCGCGTGTTGGCGCCCAGGCGCGGGGCCTTCGCGGAGATCGGCGACGGCGACGGCTCCGAATGCGCCCTCATCTCCGGAATGGTTTCGCTCCACCCGTCGAGCGGTTCTCTGCTGACGGACGTCCTCCCCGCGCTCGTCCACGTGCGCGCCGTGTCTCCCCAGGCCGCGCCGCTCCGATGGATCGTCGAACAGATCTTCCAGGAGCAGAGCTCGACGTTGCCAGGAGCCGGCGTCGCGTCCGCACAGCTCGCGCAGCTCCTGTTCGTCCAGATTCTGCGCGCGCACCTCGCGAGCTCCGGGACGATGCCCTCCGGCTGGCTCCGCGCGATCAGCGATGAACGGATCACCCCCGCGCTGCGGCTGATGCATGGCGACCCGGGGCGCGCATGGACCCTGAAGGAGCTCGCGAAGGCCTCCGCCATGTCGCGCACCACTTTCGCGGTGCGCTTCAAGTCCGTTGCCGGTGTGGCACCGCTCGCCTATCTCGTGGAGTGGCGCATGCGTCTGGCGCAGCGGAGCCTGCGCG
This is a stretch of genomic DNA from Archangium violaceum. It encodes these proteins:
- a CDS encoding AraC family transcriptional regulator is translated as MRDRSEVSNDPFSDVLQLTEANSVVSGGFIARGAWSLRFPAPEKLKFSAVARGSCWLRVDGQKKGVLLNEGDVILLPGRHGFVTASSLTIPPKDAYRVLAPRRGAFAEIGDGDGSECALISGMVSLHPSSGSLLTDVLPALVHVRAVSPQAAPLRWIVEQIFQEQSSTLPGAGVASAQLAQLLFVQILRAHLASSGTMPSGWLRAISDERITPALRLMHGDPGRAWTLKELAKASAMSRTTFAVRFKSVAGVAPLAYLVEWRMRLAQRSLREEGTLISEIATSLGYTSESAFSNAFKRVTGTAPRNYRNAARNLQPAPHDVFELETGPRTMAGRRVPPQASSHSE